A stretch of the Haloplanus aerogenes genome encodes the following:
- a CDS encoding GAF domain-containing protein, which produces MGSRTETIRVLHVDDAPAFVDMAATFLEREDDRIEVITATNADEGLQILDEAAIDCVVSDYDMPGLNGVEFLERVRETYGDCPFVLFTGKGSEEVASEAISAGVTDYVQKSPESEQYEILINRIVNAVDAARFRERAARQEHINTLIREINRRLVAAETVDDIEHAVCRTLADATPFRFAWIGEPDADSPRIVPRTSVGDADDYLDEVTLYYDDSPRGRGPGGRAIRTGELQVAQRIRDDPTFEPWHEVADRYGYESVAVVPLSYGGGQTGMLAIYAGHPDAFDEIELSVLEELGETISRALQAAEIRQRLESRQAAETTQTERNYRTLIDALPNGAIALFDTDLHYTVVGGAVFGQLSLSPAEMEGRSLTAVHSATFRDAYLDHYRAALDGERRSFEFTYGDRTFEAHVAPVRNEDGAVVGGLAMSQDVTDRIRREDELERRERVLREMYEAVSDPSLSITEGIQELLRIGADALGVQYGVLGQIDGDDLVLELTDRADGRELGDGDPAEGDAVPRDVTYCERVVRNTETVAVGDVSEDPEFSARPPYTEGGFSCYVGAPVVVDGDVYGTCCFYGEDARPADFSEWEVTLVDLLCRWVGAALDRRETNARLRAQNERFREFTSIVTHDLRNPLGVLGGALELAEMTGEKKQFDRCRRALARMDALVDDLSTLTREGAVVDGTEPLALGRIARECWSTVETDGAELRIDDDATIRADENRLRQLLENLFRNSVEHGSTTPRSNTRGDSVEHGSTDSRPEADDSVEHGATNSEGSGPETDTADPLTIRVGTLSTDDGFYVEDNGMGIPEERQGDVFEQGYSTATSGTGLGLSIVEKMAAAHGWTVTVTEGREGGARIEVRGVERV; this is translated from the coding sequence ATGGGTTCCAGAACCGAAACGATCCGAGTGCTGCACGTCGACGACGCTCCCGCCTTCGTCGACATGGCAGCGACCTTCCTCGAACGTGAGGACGACCGGATCGAGGTGATCACGGCCACGAACGCCGACGAGGGGCTGCAGATCCTCGACGAGGCGGCTATCGACTGTGTCGTCTCCGACTACGATATGCCGGGGCTGAACGGCGTCGAGTTTCTCGAACGCGTCCGCGAGACGTACGGCGACTGCCCGTTCGTCCTCTTTACCGGCAAGGGGAGCGAGGAGGTGGCGAGCGAGGCAATTTCGGCCGGCGTGACCGACTACGTCCAGAAGTCGCCGGAGAGTGAACAGTACGAAATCCTGATCAATCGGATCGTGAACGCGGTCGATGCCGCGCGGTTCCGCGAACGGGCGGCCAGACAGGAGCACATCAACACGCTGATCAGGGAGATCAACCGCCGACTCGTCGCGGCCGAAACCGTCGACGACATCGAACACGCCGTCTGTCGGACGCTCGCCGACGCCACCCCGTTCCGGTTCGCCTGGATCGGCGAACCCGATGCGGACAGCCCCCGGATCGTCCCGCGAACGTCCGTGGGCGACGCGGACGACTATCTCGACGAGGTGACCCTCTACTACGACGACAGCCCGCGCGGACGGGGGCCGGGCGGCCGGGCGATCCGAACGGGAGAGCTACAGGTCGCCCAGCGCATCCGGGACGATCCGACGTTCGAACCGTGGCACGAGGTGGCCGATCGGTACGGCTACGAGTCGGTGGCCGTCGTCCCACTCTCGTACGGCGGGGGCCAGACCGGCATGCTGGCGATTTACGCCGGGCATCCCGACGCCTTCGACGAAATCGAGTTGAGCGTCCTCGAAGAACTCGGCGAGACGATCAGTCGGGCGCTCCAAGCGGCCGAAATCCGACAGCGCCTCGAATCGCGGCAGGCGGCGGAGACGACGCAGACGGAACGGAACTACCGCACGCTCATCGACGCCCTGCCAAACGGGGCAATCGCGCTCTTCGACACCGACCTCCACTACACGGTCGTCGGCGGCGCGGTGTTCGGGCAACTATCGCTCTCGCCGGCCGAGATGGAGGGCCGGTCGCTGACGGCCGTCCACTCGGCCACGTTTCGGGACGCGTATCTGGACCACTACCGGGCGGCGCTCGACGGCGAGCGGCGCTCCTTCGAGTTCACGTACGGAGACCGGACCTTCGAGGCCCACGTCGCTCCCGTCCGGAACGAGGACGGCGCCGTCGTCGGCGGCTTGGCGATGTCACAGGACGTGACCGACCGAATCCGTCGCGAAGACGAACTGGAGCGGCGGGAACGGGTGCTCCGCGAGATGTACGAGGCCGTCTCCGACCCCTCGCTGTCAATCACGGAGGGGATCCAAGAACTGCTCCGAATCGGGGCGGATGCCCTCGGCGTGCAGTACGGCGTCCTCGGGCAGATAGATGGCGACGACCTCGTCCTCGAACTCACCGACAGGGCGGACGGACGGGAACTCGGCGACGGTGACCCGGCGGAAGGCGACGCGGTTCCACGGGACGTGACGTACTGCGAGCGGGTGGTCCGGAACACGGAGACGGTGGCCGTCGGCGACGTGAGCGAGGATCCCGAGTTTTCGGCGCGACCGCCCTACACCGAGGGAGGCTTCTCGTGTTACGTCGGCGCGCCCGTCGTCGTCGACGGAGACGTGTACGGGACGTGCTGTTTCTACGGCGAGGACGCACGACCGGCGGACTTCTCGGAGTGGGAGGTGACCCTCGTCGACCTGCTCTGTCGGTGGGTGGGCGCCGCGCTCGACCGCCGAGAGACCAACGCTCGGCTGCGGGCGCAGAACGAACGGTTCCGCGAGTTCACGAGCATCGTCACCCACGACCTCCGGAACCCGCTCGGGGTGCTCGGCGGGGCGCTCGAACTCGCGGAGATGACCGGGGAGAAAAAGCAGTTCGACCGCTGTCGGCGAGCGTTAGCGCGGATGGACGCCCTCGTCGACGACCTCTCGACGCTCACGCGTGAGGGAGCGGTCGTCGACGGCACCGAACCGCTGGCGCTGGGGCGGATAGCGCGCGAGTGCTGGTCGACGGTCGAAACCGACGGCGCCGAGTTACGGATCGACGACGACGCGACGATCCGGGCGGACGAGAACCGTCTCCGACAGTTGTTGGAGAACCTGTTTCGGAATTCGGTCGAGCACGGCTCGACCACTCCCCGCTCGAACACTCGCGGGGATAGCGTGGAACACGGTTCCACGGATAGTCGGCCAGAGGCCGACGACAGCGTCGAACACGGCGCCACGAACAGCGAGGGCAGCGGGCCGGAAACCGACACCGCCGATCCACTGACTATCCGGGTCGGCACCCTCTCGACCGACGACGGCTTCTACGTCGAAGACAACGGGATGGGGATTCCCGAGGAGCGGCAAGGCGACGTGTTCGAGCAAGGCTACTCCACGGCCACGTCCGGGACGGGCCTCGGCCTCTCCATCGTCGAGAAGATGGCCGCGGCCCACGGCTGGACCGTCACCGTGACCGAGGGACGCGAGGGCGGCGCGCGGATCGAAGTCCGCGGCGTCGAGCGCGTCTAG
- a CDS encoding TRAP transporter small permease, whose protein sequence is MASLSHYFRTFLDPDRLRETRLGPLERNLELYLGGTLLVVYGLVIGFSVIQRTLTGQQALWAQESAIGMFVWVAWLSVAYVIRNEDHLRFTMVLSGLSNTGRYVVYWIEWLCWIGFAGVVFVYSLPVFGGFLSRGATITGTPVPDAVTYLAVTVGVGLVLFRVIEQILWVTYAFRRGDDITYADGEVVGE, encoded by the coding sequence ATGGCTTCTCTATCCCACTATTTCCGCACGTTCCTCGATCCGGATCGTCTCCGAGAGACGCGTCTCGGCCCCCTCGAACGCAACCTCGAACTGTATCTCGGCGGGACGCTTCTCGTCGTCTACGGGCTGGTGATCGGGTTTTCGGTCATCCAGCGCACCCTGACGGGCCAGCAGGCGCTGTGGGCACAGGAGAGCGCCATCGGGATGTTCGTCTGGGTGGCGTGGCTCTCCGTGGCCTACGTGATCCGCAACGAGGACCACCTCCGCTTTACGATGGTCCTCTCGGGGCTGTCGAACACCGGCCGGTACGTCGTCTACTGGATCGAGTGGCTCTGTTGGATCGGCTTCGCGGGCGTCGTGTTCGTCTACTCCCTCCCCGTCTTCGGCGGCTTCCTCAGCCGCGGGGCGACGATCACGGGCACGCCGGTTCCCGACGCGGTCACCTATCTGGCGGTGACCGTCGGCGTCGGCCTCGTGCTCTTTCGGGTGATCGAGCAGATCCTCTGGGTGACGTACGCGTTCCGCCGCGGCGACGACATCACCTACGCGGACGGCGAGGTGGTGGGCGAGTGA
- a CDS encoding MFS transporter, producing MVALDGDRGLAAVPWRSRTLYVILSCSLMGVMGVSLVSPVLPDLRPVFGVSDAQVGLVITAYTLPGIVVTPFVGLVADRFGRRRVVVPLLFLFAIAGAGVAFARTFTEVIVLRFLQGIGASALITLAVTLIGDVYEDRRRDAVMGVNGSTIGTGAAFYPLLGGALAGIRWSAPFLFFGVGALVGLFAAVALVEPEAERSTDVRTYLGRLRTVAVLPQAMAIFVALFAAFFIFYGAILTALPLLLRDAYALGAGRIGVTLSAVALASAAVSSQYGRLSDRLAAPRLVAVGFVAYGLGLFGVRLAPSPVGIAVALLIFGVGFGVVMPSIDTAVVTLVDDDLRAGVMSLRTSVLRLGQTVGPVAFTATADAGFASTVAGYRALLVVAGAVAAVAGGGYLLYSRG from the coding sequence GTGGTGGCTCTCGACGGCGACCGTGGGCTAGCGGCCGTTCCGTGGCGCTCGCGCACGCTCTATGTCATCCTCTCGTGTTCGCTGATGGGCGTGATGGGCGTCTCGCTGGTCAGCCCCGTCCTGCCCGACCTCCGGCCCGTCTTCGGCGTGAGCGACGCGCAGGTGGGACTGGTGATCACCGCCTACACCCTGCCGGGCATCGTCGTCACACCCTTCGTCGGTCTCGTGGCCGACCGATTCGGCCGGCGGCGGGTCGTCGTCCCGCTCCTCTTTCTGTTCGCTATCGCGGGCGCCGGCGTCGCCTTCGCCCGCACCTTCACCGAGGTTATCGTCCTCCGATTCCTCCAGGGGATCGGTGCGAGCGCGCTCATCACCCTCGCCGTGACGCTCATCGGCGACGTGTACGAGGATCGCCGCCGCGACGCGGTGATGGGGGTCAACGGGAGCACTATCGGCACCGGGGCGGCGTTCTACCCGCTCCTCGGCGGCGCGCTCGCCGGGATTCGCTGGTCGGCGCCGTTCCTGTTTTTCGGCGTCGGCGCGCTCGTCGGCCTCTTCGCCGCCGTCGCCCTCGTCGAACCCGAAGCCGAGCGGTCGACGGACGTGCGGACGTATCTCGGTCGGCTTCGGACCGTGGCCGTCCTCCCGCAGGCGATGGCCATCTTCGTCGCGCTCTTTGCTGCCTTCTTCATATTCTACGGCGCCATCCTGACGGCCCTGCCGCTCCTCCTCCGTGACGCCTACGCGCTCGGTGCCGGTCGGATCGGCGTGACGCTGTCGGCCGTCGCGCTCGCCAGCGCCGCCGTCTCCTCGCAGTACGGGCGCCTCTCCGACCGGCTGGCGGCGCCACGGCTCGTCGCGGTCGGGTTCGTCGCCTACGGCCTCGGGCTGTTCGGCGTCCGCCTCGCACCGTCGCCGGTCGGCATCGCCGTCGCGCTCCTGATCTTCGGCGTCGGCTTCGGCGTCGTGATGCCCTCCATCGACACCGCGGTCGTCACGCTCGTCGACGACGACCTCCGCGCCGGGGTGATGAGCCTCCGGACCAGCGTGCTCCGACTCGGGCAGACGGTCGGCCCGGTCGCCTTCACCGCCACGGCGGACGCCGGGTTCGCGAGCACCGTCGCCGGTTACCGCGCCCTCCTCGTCGTCGCCGGCGCCGTGGCCGCCGTCGCCGGTGGCGGCTACCTCCTCTACTCGCGGGGCTAG
- a CDS encoding ABC transporter permease, translating into MVLPDRLTDPVVIEGLFQVAAATTLAAVVIGISSLRNLGLERELGGSFARGFVQVLAMGALIGVLFTIPLAYSGLLLAAMVCYAAWESRKRGDGVPDAFRISVISLGVGSAVVIVTMVAAGAIESTVRNLVPVGGMIIANAMKTNSLTLDRFQGEIESNRDEIEAVLALGVPPERAISEFVTESVRASLIPVVDAMRTLGLVYIPGMMAGMILGGANPIYAAEYQFVIMGMIFAAGGLTSMTASLLLGRAAFTDAAQLRRFEPTDPTLLATLRSALNR; encoded by the coding sequence ATGGTGCTCCCGGACCGGCTGACCGACCCCGTCGTGATCGAGGGCCTGTTTCAGGTCGCGGCGGCGACGACGCTCGCGGCCGTCGTGATCGGCATCTCCTCGCTCCGGAATCTGGGGCTGGAGCGGGAACTCGGCGGCTCCTTCGCCCGCGGATTCGTGCAAGTGCTGGCGATGGGCGCGCTCATCGGCGTCCTCTTTACCATTCCGCTGGCCTACTCCGGCCTCCTGCTCGCGGCGATGGTCTGTTACGCGGCGTGGGAGTCACGCAAGCGAGGCGACGGCGTCCCCGACGCCTTCCGCATCTCCGTTATCTCGCTCGGCGTGGGGTCGGCCGTCGTCATCGTGACGATGGTCGCCGCGGGCGCCATCGAGTCGACCGTCCGCAACCTCGTCCCCGTCGGCGGGATGATCATCGCGAACGCGATGAAGACGAACTCGCTGACGCTGGATCGCTTCCAGGGGGAAATCGAGTCGAACCGGGACGAAATCGAGGCCGTCCTCGCGCTGGGCGTCCCGCCCGAACGTGCCATCTCGGAGTTCGTCACGGAGTCGGTCCGCGCGTCGCTCATCCCCGTCGTCGACGCGATGCGGACGCTCGGGCTGGTGTACATCCCCGGGATGATGGCGGGGATGATCCTCGGCGGCGCGAACCCCATCTACGCCGCCGAATACCAGTTCGTCATCATGGGCATGATCTTCGCCGCGGGCGGCCTGACCAGCATGACGGCGAGTCTCCTGCTCGGGCGGGCGGCCTTCACCGACGCCGCCCAACTCCGCCGATTCGAACCCACCGATCCCACGCTACTGGCGACGCTCCGGTCGGCGCTGAATCGGTGA
- a CDS encoding redoxin domain-containing protein, with amino-acid sequence MVSTGDTAPTFTETVGTAEHESFDLEEHLGDGPVVLAFFPGAFTPPCRNEMLGLQEHLADFHAAGATIFGISADSPFSQGAFREEHGLEFDLVSDMDGDTIEAYGLTMDIPDLGLYGVANRSVFVIDDEGVVTYRWVADDPTNEPDYDAILDAVDAA; translated from the coding sequence ATGGTTTCGACTGGCGACACTGCCCCAACGTTCACCGAGACGGTCGGTACGGCCGAACACGAATCGTTCGACCTCGAGGAACACCTCGGCGACGGTCCGGTCGTCCTCGCCTTCTTCCCCGGTGCGTTCACGCCCCCCTGTCGGAACGAGATGCTCGGCCTGCAGGAGCATCTCGCCGACTTCCACGCCGCCGGCGCGACGATTTTCGGCATCAGCGCCGACTCGCCGTTCTCGCAGGGTGCGTTCCGCGAGGAGCACGGTCTGGAGTTCGACCTCGTGAGCGACATGGACGGCGACACCATCGAGGCGTACGGCCTGACGATGGACATCCCCGACCTCGGCCTCTACGGCGTCGCGAACCGGTCCGTGTTCGTCATCGACGACGAAGGCGTCGTCACGTACCGCTGGGTGGCGGACGATCCGACGAACGAACCCGACTACGACGCGATTCTCGACGCCGTCGACGCGGCCTAG
- a CDS encoding Nramp family divalent metal transporter codes for MSTGTAEAAEAGEHRISQPPQTLKEFFSYMGPAWVFTASQIGGGEALSVPVGGAYLGMRAIWLIPLITFTKIFGQYFLVRYGVMSGDTFLDALYRQPKWLKWIFYYVFLGGLVYAIGLSGHLGETAGAAQTLVPVGSIGALNGTGFWMIVTVLAGLAVVLMRSYSLIEKLSTTLLWVFLTLIAAVSLLTADQWAGGLAQGLIPSVPGYVDGLGVGGMAFVATMFGWIGAGFGPTVSYVWFAKDKVMGMFEPKANGTEISKKDLTDEEIKRLKGWGDMVLWQNMISSVILAVFSFFMWTAAAATLHGTEIVESGELGGFEVIPQMAVIFTSVYGEWSAGIFLLSVMAALFSTLIGPLYGMSRLWEDAFAMHGLFEKFDVTRDTVFRLTVVLFAAIPLGLNLVFEAPLFLFALSGILFAPAVGLMYLAALYMSYTDIDQPGLVPERKWAVALALFAAIALIATAAYDVYPTLMGLFG; via the coding sequence GTGAGTACCGGCACGGCCGAGGCGGCCGAGGCGGGCGAGCATCGCATCTCCCAGCCGCCTCAGACGCTGAAGGAGTTCTTCAGCTACATGGGTCCGGCGTGGGTGTTCACCGCCTCGCAGATCGGCGGCGGTGAGGCCCTGAGCGTCCCCGTCGGGGGCGCCTACCTCGGGATGCGTGCGATCTGGCTCATCCCCCTGATCACCTTCACCAAGATCTTCGGACAGTACTTCCTCGTCCGCTACGGCGTGATGAGCGGCGATACGTTCCTCGACGCGCTGTACAGACAGCCCAAGTGGCTGAAGTGGATCTTCTACTACGTGTTCCTCGGTGGTCTCGTGTACGCCATCGGCCTCTCCGGCCACCTCGGCGAGACGGCCGGCGCCGCACAGACCCTCGTTCCGGTCGGGTCCATCGGCGCCCTCAACGGCACGGGCTTCTGGATGATCGTGACGGTGCTCGCCGGACTCGCCGTCGTCCTCATGCGCTCGTACAGCCTCATCGAGAAGCTGTCGACGACGCTGCTGTGGGTGTTCCTCACGCTCATCGCGGCCGTCTCCCTGCTCACCGCCGACCAGTGGGCCGGTGGCCTCGCGCAGGGTCTCATCCCCTCGGTCCCCGGCTACGTCGACGGCCTCGGCGTCGGCGGGATGGCCTTCGTGGCGACGATGTTCGGCTGGATCGGTGCCGGCTTCGGCCCCACCGTCTCCTACGTCTGGTTCGCCAAGGACAAGGTCATGGGCATGTTCGAGCCCAAGGCCAACGGCACCGAAATTTCGAAGAAGGACCTCACCGACGAGGAGATCAAGCGGCTGAAAGGCTGGGGCGACATGGTGCTCTGGCAGAACATGATCTCGTCGGTCATCCTCGCCGTCTTCTCCTTCTTCATGTGGACGGCCGCGGCCGCGACGCTCCACGGCACCGAGATCGTCGAATCCGGCGAACTCGGCGGCTTCGAGGTCATCCCGCAGATGGCGGTCATCTTCACCAGCGTCTACGGTGAGTGGTCGGCCGGCATCTTCCTGCTGTCCGTGATGGCCGCGCTCTTCTCGACGCTCATCGGCCCGCTGTACGGCATGTCCCGGCTCTGGGAGGACGCCTTCGCCATGCACGGCCTGTTCGAGAAGTTCGACGTCACCCGCGACACGGTGTTCCGACTCACCGTCGTTCTCTTCGCGGCGATTCCGCTGGGCCTCAACCTCGTGTTCGAGGCGCCGCTGTTCCTGTTCGCCCTCTCCGGCATCCTCTTCGCGCCGGCCGTCGGCCTGATGTACCTCGCCGCACTCTACATGTCCTACACGGACATCGATCAGCCCGGTCTGGTGCCCGAGCGGAAGTGGGCCGTCGCACTCGCCCTGTTCGCCGCCATCGCGCTGATCGCCACCGCGGCCTACGACGTCTACCCCACGCTCATGGGTCTCTTCGGGTAG
- a CDS encoding DsrE family protein produces the protein MFLLLTAGPDDPDAALPFVAAKGALADGDDVSIVAMADAVHLLTADADLHALDASGLPTVGRTIERLRDADALADAVALRDCCVARDIDEADLADWATMDDERAVSRVAAPHETTLTF, from the coding sequence ATGTTCCTGTTGCTGACTGCGGGGCCGGATGACCCGGACGCCGCTCTGCCCTTCGTCGCCGCCAAGGGCGCACTGGCCGACGGCGACGACGTGTCCATCGTGGCGATGGCCGACGCCGTCCACCTCCTGACTGCCGACGCCGACCTGCACGCCCTCGACGCGTCGGGACTCCCGACCGTCGGGCGGACGATTGAGCGCCTTCGCGACGCGGATGCCCTCGCGGACGCCGTCGCCCTGCGCGACTGCTGTGTGGCCCGCGACATCGACGAAGCCGATCTCGCCGACTGGGCAACGATGGACGACGAGCGCGCGGTGTCACGTGTCGCGGCCCCCCACGAGACGACGCTCACCTTCTAG
- a CDS encoding ABC transporter ATP-binding protein, which translates to MTNLRADNLGFEVEGDRILDEVSLDVASGETIAIVGPSGAGKSSLLRLLDRLDEPTEGTVYLDGTDYRTLDPQQLRKRVGLVPQNPALRSGTVRENVTIGPRLRGETVSEERLADLLDAVGLAGYADRETSDLSGGEAQRVAIARTVVNDPEVILLDEPTASLDSAAEAEVERLLSDLLASGGRTVVLVTHDERQAERLADRVVRMRDGRIVDVGTPREVIT; encoded by the coding sequence ATGACGAATCTGCGCGCCGACAATCTGGGTTTCGAAGTCGAGGGCGACCGCATTCTCGATGAGGTGTCGCTCGACGTCGCGAGCGGGGAGACGATCGCCATCGTCGGCCCCTCCGGCGCCGGCAAGTCGTCGTTGCTCCGCCTGCTCGACCGGCTCGACGAGCCGACCGAGGGGACGGTGTATCTCGACGGGACCGACTACCGGACGCTCGACCCCCAGCAACTCCGAAAACGGGTGGGGCTGGTCCCACAGAATCCGGCGCTCCGGTCGGGGACCGTCCGCGAGAACGTCACCATCGGGCCGCGGCTCCGCGGCGAGACGGTGAGCGAGGAGCGGTTGGCGGACCTGCTCGACGCCGTCGGTCTCGCGGGCTACGCCGACCGGGAGACGAGCGACCTCTCGGGCGGGGAGGCCCAGCGTGTCGCCATCGCTCGCACGGTCGTCAACGACCCCGAGGTGATCCTGCTGGACGAACCGACCGCGAGCCTCGACAGCGCGGCGGAAGCGGAGGTCGAACGACTGCTGTCCGACCTGCTCGCGTCGGGCGGGCGGACGGTCGTCCTCGTCACACACGACGAACGGCAGGCCGAACGGCTGGCGGACCGCGTGGTGCGGATGCGCGACGGGCGCATCGTCGACGTGGGGACGCCCCGGGAGGTGATCACGTGA
- a CDS encoding universal stress protein, which yields MVILTAIDRDPGCKGVVETAYDLATKMDMKLVILHVVPEDEDEEAARREIEDIVMSVIGDLEGIDLRIMPEQTRRDLPTGRTANHILQVAEELDPDYIVIGSRKRTGLGKILLGSVSKLILANADVPVVTVEQTRKAEA from the coding sequence ATGGTGATACTGACAGCCATTGACAGAGATCCCGGATGCAAGGGGGTCGTCGAGACCGCGTACGACCTCGCGACGAAGATGGATATGAAACTCGTGATTCTCCACGTCGTGCCCGAAGACGAGGACGAGGAGGCCGCACGCCGGGAGATAGAGGACATCGTCATGTCCGTCATCGGCGATCTGGAGGGCATCGACCTCCGGATCATGCCGGAGCAGACCCGGCGTGACCTGCCGACGGGCCGAACGGCGAACCACATCCTGCAGGTGGCCGAAGAACTCGACCCGGACTACATCGTCATCGGGTCGCGCAAGCGCACGGGTCTCGGAAAGATCCTGCTCGGCAGCGTCTCGAAACTCATTCTGGCGAACGCGGACGTGCCCGTGGTGACGGTCGAACAGACGCGGAAGGCAGAGGCCTAG
- a CDS encoding TRAP transporter large permease, translating to MIPLQAGLAGLDPGVALALLTGLSILLFVVGVPILLVFSTWAIGFTVIFPVFSLRNMALVSYYQLWTFPLTAVPLFILVGALVNQLQIARDIIDMSRSIAGWLPGSSANTALLTAGVFSAITGSNAATTASVGEAFTDELDEEGYDPVFSAATIAAGGTLGIIIPPSVLFILYGVTFNLSVSDLFVAGIIPGLLMLGGLIVTATLISHRRDYGTATYSFSLTSILRSTFRARNSLLAIAVLLGGIFTGIFTPSESASIAILFVVTAEFLSGHIDGIDFVTESVQLTVYLVGIIIPVLITSIMIQQSLSFLNLQDLVSNAILALDSPILVGVALLVVMLLSGSVLASIPNMILTAPLLAPAAFTLGISPLMWGVIFMISDAIGFITPPYGLNLYIMSSITDIDYIKIARAAFPYFVVLTSVLVLFFVFPEANVLAAG from the coding sequence GTGATCCCCCTGCAGGCGGGGCTCGCCGGCCTCGATCCCGGCGTCGCCCTCGCCCTCCTGACCGGACTCTCGATCCTCCTGTTCGTCGTCGGGGTGCCGATCCTGCTCGTGTTCTCGACGTGGGCCATCGGCTTCACCGTCATCTTCCCCGTCTTCAGCCTGCGGAACATGGCGCTGGTCTCGTACTATCAGCTCTGGACGTTCCCCCTGACGGCCGTGCCGCTCTTTATCCTCGTCGGCGCACTGGTCAACCAGCTCCAGATAGCCCGCGACATCATCGACATGTCCCGTTCGATCGCTGGGTGGCTCCCCGGCAGTTCGGCGAACACGGCACTCCTCACCGCCGGCGTCTTCTCCGCCATCACGGGGTCGAACGCCGCGACGACCGCCTCCGTCGGCGAAGCCTTCACCGACGAACTCGACGAGGAGGGGTACGACCCCGTCTTCAGCGCCGCCACCATCGCCGCGGGCGGGACGCTCGGCATCATCATCCCGCCGAGCGTCCTGTTCATTCTGTACGGCGTCACGTTCAACCTCTCCGTCTCGGACCTGTTCGTCGCCGGCATCATCCCCGGCCTCCTGATGCTCGGCGGGTTGATCGTGACGGCGACGCTCATCTCCCACCGGCGCGACTACGGCACCGCTACCTACTCGTTCAGCCTCACCTCGATCCTCCGGTCGACGTTCCGGGCGCGGAACTCGTTGCTCGCCATCGCCGTCCTCCTGGGCGGCATCTTCACCGGAATCTTCACGCCCTCCGAATCCGCCTCCATCGCCATCCTCTTCGTCGTCACCGCGGAGTTCCTCTCCGGCCACATCGACGGGATCGACTTTGTCACCGAGTCCGTGCAACTCACCGTCTACCTCGTCGGCATCATCATCCCGGTGTTGATCACGTCGATCATGATCCAGCAGAGCCTCTCCTTTCTCAACCTGCAGGATCTGGTGTCGAACGCGATTCTGGCGCTCGATTCGCCGATCCTCGTCGGCGTCGCCCTCCTCGTCGTCATGCTGTTGAGCGGATCGGTGCTGGCGTCGATTCCGAACATGATCCTCACCGCGCCGTTGCTGGCGCCTGCGGCCTTCACCCTCGGCATCTCGCCGCTCATGTGGGGCGTGATCTTCATGATCAGCGACGCCATCGGGTTCATCACCCCACCGTACGGGCTCAACCTCTACATCATGAGTAGCATCACCGACATCGACTACATCAAAATCGCCCGCGCCGCCTTCCCCTACTTCGTCGTGCTGACTTCGGTGCTCGTCCTGTTTTTCGTCTTCCCCGAAGCGAACGTCCTCGCCGCGGGCTGA